One window of Candidatus Nitrospira kreftii genomic DNA carries:
- a CDS encoding hypothetical protein (conserved protein of unknown function), whose amino-acid sequence MTRDSRVARTRSLNPLIQRGVRVLLLVVVVLFLVTPSESHDTSTPAGSAMKEGGLAFQRGAFGEALSHWKQAVELYKGSGNRPAQVEALVLSAQAAMGLGQSKQALQSLELALAIAHKSDDPIPEATALGHLGRTYLTLGRVTEASEYLRQASALAKQQNTSPLMATTQNDLGVLFAIQQQDKEALAAFRESITHSQDAKLPLLTVTAHTNAARALARLGQPLNSRTALDSGLDHLKDLPPSRDKSLALIGIALGYQRLLPQLPQEHDPLVLRTAGVLQEASTIAEQRGDKRTLSYALGYLGHLYETEFRMDEALQLTRRALFAAQAVDAPESLYRWQWQLGRLLASTGQLDNAIASYRQAASTLQPIRVEIAQASTEGPVAGQDSMKPLFFELADLLLQRAALTEGEQATQGYLVAARDAIEAYKTAELRDYFKDDCVDAARAKLTTFDRLSPETAVIYPIMFASRLELLVSLPSGLQRIPVDVSADRLTQEVRAFRRLVEKRTTREYLPHAQQLYEWLIRPLEAELSRQQITTLVLVPDSALRTIPLAALHDGSSFLIKKFALAMTPGITLTDPRPLNRSTLRFLTAGLTKSVQGFPPLPYVAEEVASIEQLYRGDQLLNDAFRTAKLEQELRDGGYSVLHIGTHGKFSTEVNDSFLLTFDGKVTMQQLDHLVGLFRFREEPLELLTLSACQTGIGDDRAALGLAGVALKAGARSALATLWFINDEASASLISEFYRQLRNPSLSKAVALQRAQMKLLDDRIYEHPAYWSPFLLLNNWL is encoded by the coding sequence ATGACAAGAGACTCCAGAGTGGCACGCACTCGCTCATTGAATCCGCTGATCCAGCGCGGAGTTCGCGTCCTCCTATTGGTGGTGGTGGTGCTCTTCCTCGTCACACCCTCAGAATCTCACGACACCTCGACCCCTGCCGGCTCAGCGATGAAAGAGGGAGGACTCGCTTTTCAACGTGGCGCCTTCGGCGAGGCCCTATCTCACTGGAAGCAAGCCGTAGAACTCTACAAAGGTTCCGGAAACAGGCCCGCACAGGTCGAAGCGCTCGTCCTCTCGGCCCAGGCCGCGATGGGCTTGGGACAATCCAAGCAGGCACTGCAATCGCTGGAACTTGCGCTGGCCATTGCGCACAAGAGCGATGATCCCATTCCTGAAGCCACCGCCCTCGGTCATTTAGGACGCACCTACTTGACGCTCGGGCGAGTGACCGAAGCCTCAGAATACCTCCGTCAAGCGTCGGCCTTGGCAAAACAACAGAATACCTCGCCGCTCATGGCGACCACGCAGAACGATCTCGGAGTGCTGTTCGCTATACAGCAACAAGACAAGGAGGCGCTAGCTGCCTTCCGGGAAAGCATTACCCATTCACAAGACGCCAAGTTACCGCTGCTCACGGTGACGGCCCACACCAATGCCGCCCGAGCTCTTGCGCGACTCGGTCAACCCCTGAACAGCCGCACCGCTCTCGACTCGGGGCTCGACCACTTAAAAGACCTGCCGCCGTCTCGCGACAAATCACTCGCTCTGATTGGGATCGCTCTAGGCTATCAGCGACTGCTTCCTCAACTCCCCCAGGAGCATGACCCCCTTGTCCTGCGAACCGCGGGCGTACTCCAAGAAGCGTCCACCATCGCCGAACAACGGGGCGACAAGAGGACGCTGTCCTATGCCCTCGGGTATCTCGGGCATCTCTACGAAACAGAATTCCGTATGGACGAGGCCTTGCAGCTCACCAGGCGAGCGCTCTTCGCCGCGCAAGCAGTAGATGCGCCGGAATCACTCTATCGTTGGCAATGGCAATTGGGCCGCCTCTTGGCTTCGACCGGCCAATTGGACAATGCCATTGCGTCCTACCGGCAAGCGGCCTCCACGCTCCAACCCATTCGGGTTGAGATCGCACAGGCTTCTACAGAAGGTCCTGTAGCCGGTCAGGACAGCATGAAGCCATTGTTCTTTGAACTCGCCGACCTCTTACTTCAACGGGCTGCCCTCACTGAAGGCGAGCAGGCCACCCAAGGTTATTTAGTCGCCGCGCGCGACGCGATCGAAGCCTATAAAACCGCCGAGCTTCGAGACTATTTCAAAGACGACTGTGTCGACGCGGCCCGCGCGAAGCTGACGACGTTCGACCGACTCTCGCCGGAGACGGCCGTCATCTATCCCATCATGTTTGCGTCGAGGCTGGAGTTGCTCGTCAGCCTTCCGTCCGGGTTACAGCGCATTCCGGTCGACGTATCCGCGGATCGATTGACACAGGAGGTGCGGGCGTTCCGCCGCCTCGTGGAGAAACGAACCACCCGAGAGTACCTCCCCCATGCGCAACAGCTCTACGAATGGCTGATTCGTCCGTTGGAAGCGGAACTGTCCCGGCAACAGATCACCACGTTGGTGTTGGTGCCGGACAGCGCCTTGCGGACGATTCCCTTGGCGGCCCTCCACGATGGGTCCTCGTTCTTGATCAAGAAATTTGCTCTCGCCATGACACCCGGCATCACCTTAACCGATCCTCGACCACTCAACCGCTCTACGTTACGGTTTCTGACGGCCGGCCTCACCAAGTCCGTGCAAGGGTTCCCTCCCCTTCCCTACGTCGCCGAAGAAGTGGCATCTATCGAGCAGCTCTACAGAGGTGACCAACTGCTCAACGACGCCTTCCGGACGGCGAAGCTGGAACAAGAATTGCGTGATGGAGGATATAGTGTGTTGCACATCGGAACACATGGCAAGTTTTCGACCGAGGTCAATGACTCGTTCCTCCTCACGTTCGATGGGAAAGTGACGATGCAACAACTCGATCACTTGGTCGGCCTCTTTCGGTTTCGGGAGGAGCCACTTGAATTGTTGACCTTGAGCGCGTGTCAAACCGGGATCGGCGATGATCGCGCGGCACTGGGCCTCGCTGGTGTGGCGCTAAAAGCCGGAGCCCGAAGCGCGTTGGCCACGCTCTGGTTCATCAACGACGAGGCCTCAGCCTCGTTGATCTCAGAATTTTATCGACAGCTACGGAATCCCTCTCTCTCTAAAGCCGTCGCGCTCCAGCGTGCTCAAATGAAACTCTTGGACGACCGGATTTATGAACATCCGGCCTACTGGTCACCATTCCTGCTGTTGAACAACTGGCTGTGA
- a CDS encoding hypothetical protein (conserved protein of unknown function): MKNLLTIDEAAKYLGISKLTLYGWVSARKLSYVKIGRLVKFKQDQLDAWIDQQTVKPRRENHGTHEAVR, from the coding sequence ATGAAGAATCTTTTGACAATCGATGAGGCGGCGAAGTATCTAGGCATATCCAAATTGACCCTCTACGGCTGGGTCTCGGCGAGGAAACTGAGTTATGTCAAAATTGGACGCTTGGTGAAGTTCAAGCAAGACCAGCTCGACGCCTGGATCGATCAGCAGACGGTCAAACCACGGAGAGAGAACCATGGGACTCACGAAGCGGTCCGATAG
- a CDS encoding hypothetical protein (conserved protein of unknown function), translating to MPVSQISSKGQILIPRQLRRKLGFKAGGKVQLFEEGGRLIVVPAADDPIAAATGFLTGKFSLTDDLRHEHREEARREQKAHPR from the coding sequence ATGCCCGTATCCCAAATCTCATCAAAAGGCCAGATTCTGATTCCTCGGCAACTTCGTCGCAAGCTTGGGTTCAAAGCCGGCGGTAAGGTACAATTGTTCGAAGAGGGTGGTCGGCTGATCGTGGTCCCGGCTGCAGACGATCCAATTGCGGCAGCCACTGGCTTTCTCACCGGCAAGTTCTCTCTGACGGACGACCTCCGCCATGAACACCGAGAGGAGGCCCGCCGTGAGCAAAAAGCTCATCCTCGATAG
- a CDS encoding hypothetical protein (conserved protein of unknown function) codes for MTGGAHRLVPWNRRFVIVFFLSSLEMTATMTAAPLFAQISTPPIFDPTLRSGEPPSPLKKEFRRPSMPPPSPVLPSVPSTPPEDGAQQQLGQIQVFVKSIVVTGNTVFPNEEIAAVVTPYENRTLTTEDLERLRLALTLLYVNNGYITSGAVIPDQDVKDGVIQFQIVEGALSGINVEGTNWFQPGYISDRIARGAGPPLRMEPLQTRLQFLQQDPRIEQINAELRPGDQRGESLLNVKVKEQSPWKMWVEFSNYQTPVVGAERGLMTVAHQNVTGHGDPLSVTYGGSRGVHPVIDVAYTLPLNRYDTTFTASYRRNDFVVVSDQFSFLDLNSESEIIGFTLRHPIYRTLTDEFAVAITGERLHNKITSALDSVGGTPLLIPGSSDTGVSSVSALRFIQEYVHRTPTSVIAARSRFSVGLDVLNATSNAGPLPDGRFFSWLGQLQGVRRFDDWWGMQLLGQMNLQIANDRLFPLEQIPLGGRFSVRGYRENTLIRDNGFIFSVESRFPLLRYASGEPLLQFAQFVDVGRAWQAKGDTPDPQTLASVGLGIRWAVLPRDRARFELYWGVPLNHVDHPSGNLQDYGIHLQAVVQAF; via the coding sequence ATGACAGGAGGTGCTCATCGTCTGGTGCCTTGGAACCGCCGCTTTGTGATCGTATTCTTCCTCTCCAGCCTGGAGATGACTGCCACCATGACCGCTGCACCGCTGTTTGCTCAAATATCCACTCCTCCCATCTTCGACCCGACGCTGCGATCTGGCGAACCCCCTTCCCCGCTGAAGAAGGAATTCAGACGTCCCTCCATGCCTCCACCGAGCCCCGTGCTGCCATCGGTGCCATCGACACCACCGGAGGACGGTGCGCAGCAACAGCTCGGCCAGATACAAGTCTTCGTCAAGTCCATCGTGGTGACGGGGAATACCGTGTTCCCCAATGAGGAGATCGCCGCCGTCGTCACACCCTATGAAAATCGCACCCTGACCACCGAGGATTTAGAACGGCTGCGGCTCGCACTCACTCTCTTGTACGTGAACAACGGCTATATCACCTCCGGCGCCGTGATTCCCGATCAGGACGTGAAAGATGGGGTGATTCAGTTCCAGATTGTCGAAGGGGCGCTCTCAGGCATTAACGTCGAAGGGACCAATTGGTTTCAGCCCGGGTATATTAGTGACCGCATTGCGCGAGGGGCCGGCCCTCCACTCCGGATGGAACCACTCCAAACGCGATTGCAATTCCTCCAACAAGATCCTCGGATTGAGCAGATTAACGCCGAATTGCGCCCCGGCGACCAGCGTGGGGAAAGCCTCTTGAACGTCAAAGTCAAAGAACAGAGTCCATGGAAAATGTGGGTGGAGTTCAGCAACTACCAGACGCCGGTTGTCGGAGCTGAGCGAGGGTTGATGACGGTCGCCCATCAGAATGTGACCGGCCATGGAGACCCCCTCAGCGTCACCTATGGTGGCTCGCGTGGAGTCCATCCGGTCATTGATGTGGCCTATACCCTCCCCCTCAACCGCTACGACACGACATTCACGGCCTCCTATCGCCGAAATGATTTTGTGGTGGTCAGCGATCAGTTTAGTTTCTTGGACTTGAATTCCGAGTCAGAAATCATCGGCTTCACCCTTCGGCATCCAATCTATCGCACGCTCACTGACGAATTCGCCGTCGCCATTACGGGCGAACGGCTTCATAACAAGATCACGTCCGCGCTCGATAGCGTCGGTGGAACCCCTCTCCTCATTCCTGGTTCGTCGGATACCGGCGTGAGCTCGGTGAGCGCCTTGCGCTTTATTCAAGAATATGTCCATCGCACACCCACCTCAGTCATTGCTGCACGCTCCCGATTTTCCGTTGGACTAGACGTCCTGAACGCTACCTCCAATGCCGGCCCCTTGCCCGATGGACGATTTTTTTCCTGGTTGGGACAACTCCAGGGCGTTCGGCGTTTCGACGATTGGTGGGGCATGCAGCTACTGGGACAGATGAACCTCCAGATTGCCAACGATCGTCTCTTTCCGCTCGAGCAGATTCCCCTCGGAGGACGGTTTAGTGTCCGCGGATATCGTGAGAACACCTTGATTCGCGACAACGGATTTATCTTCTCCGTCGAATCACGTTTTCCATTGCTCCGCTATGCCAGCGGCGAACCGCTCCTGCAATTCGCTCAGTTCGTGGACGTCGGTCGGGCCTGGCAAGCCAAGGGCGACACTCCCGACCCTCAGACATTGGCAAGTGTCGGATTGGGGATCCGTTGGGCTGTGTTGCCGAGAGATCGGGCTCGGTTTGAGCTTTATTGGGGAGTCCCACTCAATCACGTAGACCATCCGTCAGGCAATTTGCAGGACTATGGCATTCATCTTCAGGCAGTCGTTCAGGCCTTCTAA
- a CDS encoding hypothetical protein (conserved protein of unknown function), translating into MISLFNHEMLISSLLFSALTLGSCSLWLVCVPFIHTAHAESPITPSGLHTQVSAAHPAADGNTQYDIVGGIRPGGGPNLFHSFGDFSVPRNNIANFHNGVSFDLNGTPFAAGLPTANILARVTNQNPSVIFGTIQTTGFGNASLFLMNPSGIVFGPAASLNIGGSVTFTTANYLHLADNVLFNATPNAVTDALLSSSPIAAFGFLNPSSAIAVQGSKLSVSDGQALSFISGNQGFSYTNPDTGHETSVPGGIMVSEGHLSAAGGQINLASATSPGEISAVNFTPIFGMAMGNIRLSQGALLDTSANTAGTVRIRGGQLTINDATISSDTNNADGSPIAIDINVTGDMSMANDLSPALTARTTGTGHAGSINIHSGNLEATTSSLDEGIVVALIDTHTSGTGSAGNVAITTGNLHAINEAFFIDTGTAGIGHGGDVTIQGTDIKIEGPNIATGNFRFGQLLGQDVRGSAGNLTMKATETLQIGPAATISTEAGFTAQGGNMTLEGHNVSIIGNSFVSVDGGIGATSVTVNADQLRLDFASVLNSNTVVDPGGDITTNARVVELTGGSRIQTSTLGNGKAGEIKITASERLTLDGRDNRTSLPSAIVSNFYALGPGPKGAGGSGPIKVTTPELQILGGALINTSTNNSGNAGDISISSNLVTISGQSQSEVPNASLEIGSTRGSGIYSRTVGSDLCLGPCGNAGLITIRTDSLDLNNGGTINSGTTNNGAGGNTILTATQSVTIQDGASVSARSTGPGNAGNISIDAGQRFDMQYSSVTTEAKLASGGNIHIKAVDLIRVANGQISSSVQGGPSTAGGNITIDPKTVVLQNAQIRANADQGNGGNIEITTPLFLKDPTSIVDASSRFGLSGTVTIQSPTSNLSGTVGQLASKVSPPQVLLQNRCVALAGGEQSTFILAGRDAIPSEPGGWLSSPVAMEHWTGAETEEHASRLMVRSRGWNTQPPLVMSKDATMVLSLRRLTPSGFLVRSFADSAATGCSS; encoded by the coding sequence ATGATCTCTCTCTTCAACCATGAGATGCTGATTTCCAGCCTGTTGTTTTCAGCACTAACCTTAGGGTCTTGCTCACTGTGGTTGGTCTGTGTTCCTTTTATACACACTGCTCACGCAGAGTCTCCCATCACACCATCCGGGCTACATACCCAAGTCAGTGCAGCGCATCCTGCTGCAGATGGTAACACTCAATACGATATCGTAGGGGGAATCAGACCAGGCGGTGGACCGAATCTATTCCATAGCTTCGGCGACTTCAGTGTCCCAAGGAACAACATTGCAAACTTCCATAATGGGGTATCCTTTGATCTCAATGGTACTCCCTTCGCGGCTGGATTGCCGACAGCCAATATCCTTGCTCGTGTTACGAACCAGAATCCATCGGTCATTTTCGGAACAATTCAAACCACTGGATTTGGGAATGCGAGTCTCTTTTTGATGAATCCATCGGGCATTGTCTTTGGCCCCGCTGCATCGCTGAATATCGGAGGATCGGTGACGTTCACAACGGCAAATTATCTTCACCTAGCGGACAACGTGCTGTTCAACGCTACTCCCAATGCTGTAACAGACGCACTCTTAAGTTCATCACCGATTGCTGCGTTTGGATTTTTGAATCCAAGTTCCGCTATTGCAGTCCAAGGAAGTAAACTATCTGTATCCGATGGTCAGGCCCTTTCCTTTATAAGTGGCAACCAGGGATTCAGCTATACCAATCCAGATACCGGCCATGAAACCTCAGTGCCGGGTGGAATTATGGTATCAGAGGGTCACCTGTCAGCTGCTGGCGGTCAGATTAATCTTGCCAGTGCGACATCACCTGGTGAAATTTCAGCCGTTAATTTCACGCCGATATTTGGGATGGCGATGGGGAATATCAGGCTCTCACAAGGTGCTCTACTCGATACCTCAGCGAATACGGCAGGAACGGTGCGCATTCGCGGGGGGCAGCTCACCATCAACGATGCCACTATCTCGTCCGATACGAACAATGCCGATGGATCACCTATTGCCATAGACATCAATGTAACCGGCGATATGTCTATGGCCAATGATCTTTCGCCTGCACTCACGGCAAGAACGACCGGCACTGGCCATGCTGGGTCAATCAATATCCATTCCGGCAATCTAGAGGCCACTACAAGCTCTTTAGATGAGGGTATAGTAGTCGCATTAATTGACACTCACACGTCGGGAACAGGCTCGGCCGGGAACGTTGCGATCACGACCGGCAATCTCCATGCTATCAACGAAGCTTTCTTCATTGATACTGGAACCGCCGGAATAGGGCATGGTGGCGATGTCACCATTCAGGGTACTGACATCAAAATAGAGGGGCCAAATATTGCTACCGGAAACTTCCGCTTCGGACAACTACTGGGGCAGGATGTCAGGGGTTCCGCAGGTAACCTCACCATGAAGGCGACTGAGACATTACAGATCGGTCCGGCAGCGACTATTTCCACTGAAGCTGGGTTTACCGCTCAGGGCGGAAACATGACTCTAGAAGGGCACAATGTCAGCATTATTGGAAACAGTTTCGTGAGTGTTGACGGCGGGATTGGAGCAACCAGTGTAACAGTGAATGCTGACCAGTTGAGACTTGATTTTGCTTCAGTTTTGAACAGCAACACAGTGGTTGATCCAGGCGGAGACATTACCACCAACGCAAGGGTCGTGGAGTTAACAGGAGGAAGCCGGATTCAGACATCCACCCTTGGTAACGGAAAAGCAGGAGAAATTAAGATCACCGCCTCAGAACGTCTCACGCTCGATGGTCGAGATAATCGAACAAGCCTTCCATCAGCGATTGTGAGCAACTTTTACGCCTTAGGCCCAGGGCCGAAAGGCGCCGGAGGCTCCGGGCCGATCAAGGTAACCACCCCTGAGCTACAGATACTTGGGGGAGCCTTAATCAATACGAGCACAAATAACAGCGGAAATGCTGGCGATATCTCAATTTCTTCAAATTTGGTGACAATATCTGGACAAAGTCAGTCTGAAGTTCCCAATGCTTCCCTTGAAATTGGAAGTACACGTGGTAGTGGGATTTACTCTCGCACTGTTGGCAGTGATCTATGCCTTGGTCCCTGTGGAAATGCTGGCCTTATTACCATAAGGACTGACTCATTGGATCTTAACAACGGCGGAACCATTAACAGCGGCACAACGAATAATGGGGCCGGCGGCAACACCATTCTAACAGCCACGCAGTCTGTGACGATCCAAGACGGCGCATCTGTATCGGCTCGTAGCACTGGTCCTGGCAACGCGGGTAATATCTCCATTGATGCTGGACAACGGTTTGACATGCAATACAGCTCAGTCACAACAGAAGCCAAGCTGGCCAGTGGCGGGAATATCCATATCAAAGCTGTCGATCTCATACGCGTGGCCAACGGTCAGATCAGTTCGTCGGTCCAGGGCGGCCCGTCTACGGCAGGCGGCAATATCACCATCGATCCGAAAACGGTCGTTCTGCAGAACGCCCAGATTCGCGCAAATGCGGATCAAGGGAACGGTGGCAATATCGAGATTACGACGCCACTGTTTTTAAAGGATCCAACCAGCATCGTCGATGCGTCATCACGATTTGGGTTGAGTGGCACGGTGACCATTCAATCACCGACCTCGAATCTCAGCGGCACGGTCGGACAGCTTGCATCAAAGGTCAGTCCTCCGCAGGTGCTGTTGCAAAATCGCTGTGTGGCCTTGGCGGGTGGCGAACAGAGCACGTTCATTCTTGCTGGACGTGATGCAATCCCCTCCGAACCGGGCGGATGGCTCAGCAGCCCGGTTGCGATGGAGCACTGGACGGGAGCGGAGACAGAGGAGCATGCGTCTCGCTTGATGGTACGGAGCCGCGGATGGAATACACAGCCACCACTGGTCATGTCAAAGGATGCGACGATGGTTCTCTCTCTTCGACGACTGACGCCATCAGGATTCTTAGTTCGCTCATTTGCCGATAGTGCAGCAACAGGCTGCAGTTCATGA
- a CDS encoding hypothetical protein (conserved protein of unknown function): protein MSYPGANFFLVNPAGIVFGPTATLHVGGSVAFTTANYLRLAEQHGTNSGIFHADPSATSLLTSAPVTAFGFLQSNPTAIAVQEGTLTVQPDQSISLLGGNQGFTYIDPHTSAAAAVPDGVTITGGHLVASDGQVNIASVASRGEILAKTLHPTGNINGRTFSTFGVVQVSQQSSIDTRGESGGSIRIRGGHLVIDSSKLSSTAGEISVDTNSVHITHSSELTTEATTTANAGHIRLNAQGDIALDSGALIISSSIRSSGHAGDITLQSHQGNITLAEFSSVTTQSQMSSGNTGSISMDAPHGDIRANDSYVYTSSQGTGRLGGIRITANNLLLQNSASILGNNFTTPQVAEPITITTTGRLNLTGGAIIETGTAGPAKAADLIIRSRDVVLTESSMLITGTTGSGNAGRLSLFTDTLQLSGGAALLSGSVVDPISGEIPVGHGGAISVQGQTVPANSVQIDGQGSGIFTSTEGLGHAGNVSIDAHTLTLQNGGTISASTKGPASTAIGGSISINATDQVTMTNGASITASSLVDPTTSRSGIANAGNITLSAGRQFDVTNGSSITTTTQSPQANGGNIDIRAVDRIRIVDSTISTSVLGAEGNGGNIFIDPKVVILQGSEVTAKAVGGAGGNITFVTPLFMADPTSVVSASSERGPSGTVTIQSPTSNLSGAVGQLVSKIAPPQVLLQNRCVASAPGTHSTFILTGRDTVPAEPGGWLSSPVSMEDWTEEKAEEHASGLMVRRMKPNQSAVVIASTDEGQILSLRGLTPPGFLVRIFAIGHTGCPS, encoded by the coding sequence ATGAGTTACCCTGGTGCAAACTTTTTTCTTGTTAATCCAGCCGGTATCGTCTTCGGGCCCACCGCGACGTTACACGTGGGCGGTTCGGTCGCGTTCACCACGGCAAACTATCTACGACTCGCAGAGCAGCACGGCACAAATTCCGGAATCTTCCACGCGGACCCCAGCGCGACGAGCCTCTTGACCAGTGCCCCTGTCACAGCCTTTGGATTTCTGCAGTCCAACCCAACGGCCATCGCTGTTCAAGAAGGCACCTTAACCGTTCAGCCCGACCAGTCCATTTCCCTACTCGGCGGCAACCAAGGTTTCACGTATATCGACCCACATACGAGTGCCGCTGCCGCTGTGCCAGACGGAGTGACGATAACTGGCGGACACCTTGTCGCATCAGATGGTCAGGTCAATATAGCCAGTGTGGCTTCCCGGGGAGAGATTCTCGCGAAAACCTTGCACCCAACTGGCAACATCAACGGTCGCACTTTTTCGACATTTGGTGTCGTTCAGGTCTCGCAACAATCGAGCATCGACACCCGTGGCGAGAGTGGCGGCTCGATCCGTATTCGAGGAGGTCACCTGGTTATCGATTCCTCAAAACTCTCCTCGACGGCTGGAGAGATTTCCGTCGACACGAATTCGGTTCACATCACTCATTCCTCTGAGCTGACGACAGAAGCCACAACAACGGCAAACGCCGGTCACATTCGCTTGAATGCTCAAGGAGACATCGCGTTAGATTCTGGAGCCCTTATTATTTCCTCATCAATACGCTCTTCGGGACACGCTGGAGATATCACGCTCCAGAGCCACCAAGGGAACATCACTCTTGCAGAATTTTCTTCCGTGACCACCCAATCACAAATGAGCAGCGGGAACACCGGCTCCATAAGCATGGACGCGCCACACGGAGACATTCGTGCCAATGACTCATACGTCTACACCTCATCCCAAGGAACGGGAAGACTTGGAGGAATCCGGATCACAGCCAACAATCTGCTCCTGCAAAATAGCGCGTCGATTCTGGGCAATAATTTCACCACCCCGCAGGTAGCTGAGCCTATTACCATCACAACTACCGGTCGCCTAAACCTTACAGGGGGTGCAATTATTGAAACCGGCACGGCTGGGCCTGCCAAAGCGGCAGACTTAATTATCAGGAGTCGCGATGTGGTACTCACTGAGTCGAGCATGCTCATCACCGGCACAACCGGCTCCGGCAATGCAGGCCGACTCAGTCTCTTCACAGATACGCTGCAACTGTCAGGTGGAGCCGCCCTTTTAAGCGGAAGCGTGGTCGATCCTATTTCAGGAGAAATCCCAGTCGGTCATGGCGGAGCAATCAGCGTCCAAGGTCAAACAGTTCCGGCGAACTCCGTACAAATCGATGGGCAAGGAAGCGGCATCTTTACCAGCACGGAGGGACTCGGCCATGCGGGGAATGTCTCTATAGACGCTCATACCCTGACACTACAAAACGGGGGAACTATTTCTGCCTCCACGAAAGGGCCGGCCTCCACCGCGATCGGTGGCTCGATCAGCATCAACGCAACGGATCAAGTCACGATGACCAACGGCGCCTCAATCACAGCCAGCAGCCTTGTCGATCCGACAACTTCACGCTCCGGCATAGCCAATGCTGGCAATATCACGCTCAGCGCCGGTCGGCAGTTCGATGTGACCAATGGTTCTTCGATTACTACAACGACTCAGTCGCCACAGGCGAACGGCGGGAACATCGATATTCGTGCCGTCGACCGTATTCGGATCGTGGATAGCACCATCAGCACCTCCGTGCTTGGAGCCGAGGGAAACGGTGGAAATATCTTCATCGATCCCAAGGTGGTGATCTTACAAGGGAGCGAGGTCACTGCGAAGGCCGTCGGGGGGGCCGGTGGAAACATTACCTTCGTCACTCCCCTATTCATGGCCGATCCTACCAGCGTCGTAAGCGCCTCATCGGAACGTGGGCCGAGCGGGACCGTGACGATTCAATCACCCACGTCGAACTTGAGCGGCGCCGTTGGACAGCTCGTGTCAAAAATTGCTCCACCTCAGGTTCTTTTACAGAATCGGTGCGTTGCCTCGGCGCCCGGCACACACAGCACCTTTATTCTAACCGGACGGGACACCGTCCCTGCCGAACCAGGTGGATGGCTGAGCAGCCCTGTCTCGATGGAAGACTGGACGGAAGAGAAAGCGGAGGAGCATGCCTCGGGGTTAATGGTGCGCAGGATGAAACCGAATCAATCAGCGGTCGTGATCGCCTCCACGGACGAGGGCCAGATTCTCTCACTTCGAGGACTCACACCGCCTGGGTTCTTAGTTCGGATATTTGCAATCGGCCACACAGGCTGTCCCTCCTGA